A window of the Brachyspira suanatina genome harbors these coding sequences:
- the ade gene encoding adenine deaminase, with amino-acid sequence MTIEKLSKMIEVSSGKVLADLVIRNCKVVDPISATITDADIAIVDDYIVGVGSYNGKEVIDAKGSYATSGLIDSHVHIESSLCTPVNFAEVVIPFGTTLIVTDPHEIANVCGIDGIKFMIESAKKSPLKCKFMLSSCVPAVSFEDSGAVLDSNIIEEFINDDDIFGLAEMMNAPGVLSCDKDVLKKLLAAINADKIIDGHGVMLGGKTVNAYRAAGVYTDHECVSAKDLKSRISNGMYVLLRQGSAAQNLASLLQGVNQSNARRCAMCTDDKHLDHIIENGHISHNLKIAVEHGLDVFNAIAMATINAAECYRLKNIGLVASGYKADIVLFNDLKDFKANKVFIDGKLAAENGKALFKVEKDNYNDNIFSTINIAPITVDDIQIKLKSDEANVIRIVNKDLVTEKSVRIVGFENGYFKYRKSVDILKLVVVERHKATGKIGLGLIENYKLKNGAIATSVSHDSHNIIAVGDNDEDIILAIKEIEKCSGGITVVKNGKVLDRLQLKIAGIMSDDSPYDIVKKIYSMHELAYNELNVNREIDPFMTLSFMALPVIPEIKLTTNGLFDVKEFNFIDVSA; translated from the coding sequence ATGACTATAGAAAAATTATCAAAAATGATTGAAGTATCAAGCGGAAAGGTTTTGGCTGATTTAGTTATAAGAAACTGTAAGGTAGTAGACCCAATATCAGCAACTATTACGGATGCCGATATTGCCATTGTTGATGATTATATTGTAGGGGTGGGTTCTTATAATGGAAAAGAAGTTATTGACGCTAAAGGCTCTTATGCTACAAGCGGACTTATAGATTCACATGTTCATATAGAATCATCTTTATGTACTCCGGTTAATTTTGCTGAAGTGGTTATTCCTTTCGGTACTACTTTAATTGTAACAGACCCTCATGAAATTGCTAATGTATGCGGTATTGACGGTATTAAATTTATGATAGAGTCTGCCAAAAAAAGCCCTCTTAAATGTAAGTTTATGCTTTCTTCATGCGTGCCTGCTGTAAGTTTTGAAGATTCTGGAGCCGTACTTGATTCTAATATAATAGAAGAGTTTATAAATGATGATGATATATTTGGGCTTGCTGAGATGATGAATGCTCCGGGTGTATTATCTTGTGATAAAGATGTGCTTAAAAAATTACTTGCAGCAATCAATGCTGATAAAATTATAGACGGGCATGGTGTTATGCTTGGAGGTAAAACTGTAAATGCTTATAGAGCTGCCGGAGTTTATACTGATCATGAATGCGTATCTGCAAAAGATTTGAAGTCTAGAATATCTAATGGAATGTATGTGCTTTTAAGGCAAGGTTCTGCAGCACAAAATTTAGCTTCACTATTACAGGGAGTTAATCAAAGCAATGCAAGAAGATGTGCAATGTGTACCGATGATAAGCATTTGGATCATATTATAGAAAACGGGCATATATCTCATAATTTAAAAATAGCAGTTGAGCATGGACTTGATGTATTTAATGCTATTGCTATGGCTACTATTAATGCTGCCGAATGTTACAGACTTAAAAATATTGGTTTAGTTGCTTCAGGATACAAGGCTGATATTGTTTTATTTAATGATTTAAAAGATTTCAAAGCTAATAAAGTTTTTATAGACGGAAAATTAGCTGCAGAAAATGGAAAAGCTTTATTTAAAGTAGAAAAAGATAATTATAATGATAATATATTCAGCACAATAAATATTGCACCTATTACAGTTGATGATATACAGATAAAATTAAAATCCGATGAAGCTAATGTTATAAGGATAGTTAATAAAGATCTAGTTACAGAGAAAAGTGTAAGGATAGTAGGTTTTGAGAACGGATATTTTAAATACAGAAAGAGTGTTGATATATTGAAATTGGTTGTTGTAGAAAGACATAAAGCTACTGGAAAAATAGGCTTAGGATTAATAGAAAATTATAAATTAAAAAATGGTGCTATTGCCACAAGTGTTTCTCATGACTCTCATAATATAATAGCTGTAGGCGACAATGATGAAGATATAATACTTGCAATAAAAGAAATAGAAAAATGTTCAGGCGGAATAACTGTTGTAAAAAATGGAAAAGTTCTTGATAGATTACAATTAAAAATAGCAGGCATTATGTCTGATGATTCTCCTTATGACATAGTAAAGAAAATATATTCTATGCATGAGCTTGCCTACAATGAACTTAATGTTAACAGAGAAATAGACCCTTTCATGACTTTATCATTTATGGCTTTGCCTGTTATACCTGAAATTAAACTTACAACAAATGGGCTTTTCGATGTGAAAGAGTTTAATTTTATAGATGTAAGTGCATAA
- a CDS encoding P-loop NTPase fold protein — MFIISTLFLSIFPSKLTKILFPFLYGSSDNYSEYEEGKDLTPYQFKLFVEKFYSLYSNFFDKDIIIVIDNMDRLSKDEEEKFISSLYTFIECMQKKDCNINTWFILAVDKKSIGKNNSSVDTSFYDKLSPYEVSIPEMNNDMVNNFFLKLLSNELEYYDDIKRVRGIDNIILLLNFSKNNILDSSQYITSYYYTPRLIKKFVNQIKINYYSYINLTEDKQILTKYSFFVASLFVSSVQIFNNEDMLLKLISNREKFKRIVNSINRYGT; from the coding sequence TTGTTTATTATATCTACTCTATTTTTGTCTATTTTTCCATCAAAATTAACAAAAATATTATTTCCTTTTTTATATGGTTCTTCAGATAATTATTCTGAGTATGAAGAAGGAAAAGATTTAACTCCTTATCAATTTAAACTATTTGTAGAAAAATTTTATAGTCTATATTCAAACTTCTTTGACAAAGATATTATTATTGTGATAGACAATATGGATAGACTTTCAAAAGATGAGGAAGAAAAATTTATTTCATCATTATATACTTTTATAGAATGTATGCAGAAAAAGGACTGTAATATTAATACTTGGTTTATATTAGCTGTTGATAAAAAAAGTATAGGTAAAAATAATAGTAGTGTAGATACTTCATTTTATGATAAATTAAGTCCTTATGAAGTAAGCATACCAGAGATGAATAATGATATGGTTAATAATTTCTTTTTAAAATTATTGAGTAATGAATTAGAATATTATGATGATATAAAAAGAGTAAGAGGCATTGATAATATTATATTATTATTAAATTTTTCTAAGAATAATATACTGGATAGTTCGCAATATATCACATCATATTATTACACACCTAGATTAATAAAAAAATTCGTTAATCAAATTAAAATAAATTATTATAGTTATATAAATTTAACTGAAGATAAGCAAATATTAACTAAGTATTCTTTTTTTGTTGCATCATTATTTGTTTCATCTGTACAAATATTTAATAATGAAGATATGCTATTAAAATTAATAAGCAATAGAGAAAAGTTTAAAAGAATTGTAAATAGTATTAACAGATATGGTACTTGA
- a CDS encoding DUF4234 domain-containing protein has product MKKGTTRPIPIMLLLNIVTCGIYYIYWIYQTSVEIKICSEREDLNPTIEILLGIITCGLYFKFWYYKYGKIVYKEIPAKAGMNYSEDKTVALVVIDIIIALMWWGGIIFRALLFAITYDTYTSNEELITSFIYIIPSGLIYLVNISSLIMQDKLNNIWKNMQ; this is encoded by the coding sequence ATGAAAAAAGGAACAACAAGACCAATACCAATAATGCTTTTATTAAATATAGTAACTTGCGGAATATACTATATTTATTGGATTTATCAAACATCAGTTGAAATAAAGATATGCAGTGAAAGAGAAGATTTAAATCCTACAATTGAAATACTGCTTGGTATAATAACATGCGGGCTTTATTTTAAATTTTGGTATTATAAATATGGAAAAATAGTTTATAAAGAAATTCCAGCAAAAGCAGGAATGAATTATTCAGAAGATAAAACAGTAGCTTTAGTAGTAATAGATATAATTATTGCTTTAATGTGGTGGGGTGGAATTATATTTAGAGCATTATTGTTTGCTATCACTTATGATACATATACTTCAAATGAAGAATTAATTACTTCATTTATATATATTATTCCATCTGGATTAATATACTTAGTTAATATATCTTCACTTATTATGCAGGATAAACTTAATAACATTTGGAAGAATATGCAGTAA
- a CDS encoding aspartate kinase, which yields MKVAKFGGSSVANASQIKKVVDIVLSDKDRRIVVVSAPGKRLKEDTKVTDLLITLAETIIAGKDGKLELKIIIERFKNIIDELSLSHELLKEIQNDILKRIAEDKSLPTKFVDGVKALGEDLSAKVIAAYINSIGVKAKYVNPKDAGLLLSEEFGNATVLEKSYSNLSKLKDESALVIFPGFFGYTEKGDVVTFPRGGSDITGAILAKAVNAEVYENFTDVDGVFAAAPNIVDNPKLIDEFTYREMRELSYGGFNVLHAEALQPVYEANIPVHILNTNNPSAKGTRIVASRNKNVNPVVGVSGEDDFSCLYVSKYLMNREVGFGRKLLEIIENENIPYQHAPSGIDNISVIVRNSAITPEKEKRIYERVRDELHVDNIYFEHGLALIMLVGEGMQQCVGVSARAMHAMEKCNINIEMLNQGISEVSIMIGVKDDDLNKAIKSIYKTFFEEQNL from the coding sequence ATGAAAGTAGCAAAATTTGGTGGCTCTTCTGTAGCAAATGCAAGTCAAATAAAAAAAGTTGTGGACATAGTACTATCAGACAAAGATAGAAGAATAGTAGTAGTATCTGCTCCTGGAAAAAGACTCAAAGAAGACACCAAAGTAACCGATTTGCTTATCACTCTTGCTGAAACTATCATTGCCGGTAAAGACGGAAAATTAGAATTAAAAATCATTATAGAAAGATTTAAAAATATAATAGATGAACTTTCTCTTTCGCATGAACTTTTGAAAGAGATTCAAAACGATATATTAAAGAGAATAGCTGAAGATAAATCGCTTCCTACAAAATTTGTAGACGGAGTAAAAGCATTAGGAGAGGATTTAAGTGCTAAGGTAATAGCTGCATATATTAATTCTATAGGAGTTAAAGCTAAATATGTTAATCCTAAAGATGCTGGACTTTTACTTTCCGAAGAATTCGGAAATGCCACTGTATTAGAAAAATCTTATTCTAATCTATCTAAATTAAAAGATGAATCTGCCTTGGTAATATTTCCAGGATTTTTTGGATATACTGAAAAAGGCGATGTAGTAACTTTCCCTAGAGGAGGAAGCGATATCACAGGTGCTATTTTAGCAAAAGCAGTTAATGCTGAAGTTTATGAAAACTTTACTGATGTAGACGGAGTATTTGCTGCAGCTCCAAATATAGTAGATAATCCTAAATTGATAGACGAGTTTACATATAGAGAAATGAGAGAATTAAGTTACGGCGGATTTAATGTTCTTCATGCTGAAGCCTTACAGCCGGTTTATGAAGCTAATATACCTGTTCATATACTTAATACCAATAACCCTTCTGCTAAAGGTACTAGAATAGTTGCAAGCAGAAATAAAAATGTTAATCCTGTAGTTGGTGTTTCCGGAGAAGATGATTTCTCTTGTCTTTATGTAAGTAAATATTTGATGAACAGAGAAGTTGGATTCGGCAGAAAGCTTTTAGAGATAATAGAAAATGAAAATATACCTTATCAGCATGCTCCTTCAGGAATAGACAATATTTCTGTAATAGTTAGAAATTCTGCTATTACTCCTGAAAAAGAAAAACGTATATATGAAAGGGTAAGAGATGAGCTTCATGTAGATAATATTTACTTTGAGCATGGACTTGCTTTGATAATGCTCGTAGGTGAAGGAATGCAGCAATGTGTAGGTGTTTCTGCAAGAGCTATGCATGCTATGGAGAAATGCAATATCAATATAGAAATGCTTAACCAAGGTATAAGCGAAGTAAGTATTATGATAGGCGTAAAAGATGATGATTTAAATAAAGCTATAAAGAGTATATATAAAACATTCTTTGAAGAGCAAAATTTATAA
- the gatB gene encoding Asp-tRNA(Asn)/Glu-tRNA(Gln) amidotransferase subunit GatB, with product MEYEAVIGLEVHVQLNTKTKAFCSCPNTFGAPANTLTCPRCQAHPGTLPIVNKEMVHKTIKAGLATNCTIQKKSRFARKHYFYPDLPSYYQITQMDEPICTEGHLDITVLNDDGSSYNKSIRINRIHMEEDAGKLVHDDTGRPLSYVDLNRAGCCLIECVSEPDISTGEEAYQYLTELKKIFKYIDVSDCNMEEGSLRCDANVSIRPKGSTELGTKTEVKNMNSFRNVRLAIDYEIKRQIKALNNGEKILQETRLYDAKENTTKGMRSKEGAADYRYFPDPDIPLLVLKDEEIEQAKKELPELPQQKRERLKKDYDLPDQDIVVLTEDAALADYYEAAVKAYPKQPKKISNWIMVEVNAYLNKKLQTIKDFKPKAEHIGEIFKLIDEGVISGKIAKEIFEDMCETGEAPSAIVEKKGIKQVSDTGELETIIRKVLEENPKSVADFKAGKEKSFGFLVGQTMKATKGQGNPKLVNEVLRKILSE from the coding sequence ATGGAATATGAAGCAGTCATAGGATTAGAAGTGCATGTTCAGCTTAATACTAAAACTAAAGCATTCTGTTCATGCCCAAACACTTTCGGTGCTCCTGCAAACACTCTTACTTGTCCAAGATGTCAGGCTCACCCTGGTACTTTACCTATAGTTAATAAAGAAATGGTGCATAAAACTATAAAAGCAGGACTTGCTACTAACTGCACTATTCAAAAGAAAAGCAGATTTGCTAGAAAACATTATTTCTACCCAGATTTGCCTTCTTACTATCAGATTACTCAAATGGACGAGCCTATTTGTACAGAAGGTCATCTTGATATTACTGTACTTAATGATGATGGTTCTTCTTATAATAAAAGCATAAGAATAAACAGAATACATATGGAAGAAGATGCTGGTAAACTTGTGCATGATGATACAGGAAGACCTTTAAGTTATGTAGACTTAAACCGTGCAGGTTGCTGTTTGATTGAATGCGTAAGCGAGCCGGATATTTCTACTGGTGAAGAAGCTTATCAATATTTAACAGAACTTAAAAAAATCTTCAAATATATTGATGTTTCTGATTGTAATATGGAAGAAGGTTCTTTAAGATGCGATGCTAACGTTTCTATACGTCCTAAAGGAAGTACAGAACTTGGTACTAAAACTGAAGTAAAAAACATGAACAGTTTTAGAAATGTAAGACTTGCTATTGACTATGAGATCAAAAGACAAATTAAAGCTTTAAATAATGGTGAGAAAATCTTACAAGAAACTAGACTTTATGATGCTAAAGAAAACACTACTAAAGGTATGCGTTCAAAAGAGGGGGCAGCAGATTACAGATATTTCCCAGATCCAGATATACCTCTTTTAGTTCTTAAAGATGAAGAGATTGAGCAGGCTAAAAAAGAGCTTCCAGAACTTCCTCAGCAAAAACGTGAAAGACTTAAAAAAGATTATGACTTACCAGATCAGGATATAGTTGTACTTACAGAAGATGCGGCATTAGCTGATTATTATGAAGCAGCAGTAAAAGCTTATCCTAAACAGCCTAAGAAAATAAGCAACTGGATAATGGTTGAAGTTAATGCTTACTTAAACAAAAAACTTCAAACTATAAAAGATTTCAAACCTAAAGCAGAGCATATAGGTGAGATTTTCAAACTTATAGATGAAGGCGTTATAAGTGGTAAGATAGCTAAAGAGATTTTTGAAGATATGTGCGAAACAGGAGAGGCTCCTTCTGCTATAGTTGAGAAAAAAGGTATTAAACAAGTTAGCGATACTGGAGAACTTGAAACTATAATAAGAAAAGTTTTAGAAGAAAATCCTAAATCAGTAGCAGACTTCAAAGCGGGTAAAGAAAAATCATTCGGCTTCTTAGTAGGTCAGACAATGAAAGCTACTAAAGGTCAGGGCAACCCTAAACTTGTTAATGAAGTTTTAAGAAAAATTTTAAGCGAATAA
- a CDS encoding serine/threonine protein phosphatase, which yields MNIFAFTNKGTDTKINTDTILFNSESVSGNPILINEQNNYSHFIDNIEGTAVSMIADGLGDIFASKLAIDVYNENFLDLLELVGEQEIMNWIMHNFIKLEVVAARDSADDKEKAMAGASIAGVLYHKFAGVFVFNAGDSKVYAVNRNKVFQISRDHMKGNALENCACAGGGHYITIEGARRNQNYNYFIASNSMVELLLNKYGNIEEAINDIMGSSNTEEAITKLKSIAENSKDNVSALGLSNLFE from the coding sequence ATGAACATATTTGCTTTTACAAATAAAGGCACAGATACAAAAATAAATACAGATACTATTCTTTTTAATAGCGAATCTGTATCAGGAAATCCTATTCTTATTAATGAACAAAATAATTATAGTCATTTTATAGATAATATTGAAGGAACAGCAGTTTCAATGATTGCTGATGGGCTTGGAGATATTTTTGCTTCAAAACTTGCTATAGATGTTTATAATGAAAATTTCCTTGATTTGCTTGAGCTTGTAGGAGAGCAGGAAATAATGAATTGGATAATGCATAACTTTATAAAACTTGAAGTTGTTGCAGCAAGAGATTCTGCTGATGATAAAGAAAAAGCTATGGCTGGAGCTTCTATTGCCGGAGTTTTATATCATAAGTTTGCAGGAGTATTTGTATTTAATGCAGGCGATAGTAAAGTTTATGCAGTTAATAGAAATAAGGTATTTCAAATAAGCAGAGATCATATGAAAGGCAATGCATTAGAAAATTGTGCATGTGCCGGAGGCGGACATTATATTACTATTGAGGGTGCTAGAAGAAATCAGAATTATAATTATTTTATAGCTTCTAATTCTATGGTTGAATTATTATTAAATAAGTATGGAAATATAGAGGAAGCTATTAATGATATAATGGGTTCATCAAATACTGAAGAGGCAATTACTAAATTAAAGAGTATAGCAGAAAACTCTAAAGACAATGTAAGTGCTTTAGGATTGTCAAATCTTTTTGAGTAA
- a CDS encoding DNA-binding protein, with protein MSIIEKDNFKIHYSDDFEIIDIEELNSNGKEKRNQYSHCMSNVDLMIKENDKIIFIELKNLQIEDKNQLENEIKILKIEEPLNKDSIIYELIQKGRGPFLKEYSSGYINNNIDVYYFIIFHFPFKIRNMRFKTN; from the coding sequence ATGAGTATTATTGAAAAAGATAATTTTAAAATACATTATAGTGATGATTTTGAAATTATAGATATTGAAGAGCTAAATAGCAATGGCAAAGAAAAAAGAAATCAATATTCACACTGTATGAGTAATGTTGATTTAATGATAAAAGAAAATGATAAAATAATATTTATAGAATTAAAAAATTTACAAATTGAAGATAAAAATCAATTAGAAAATGAAATAAAGATATTAAAAATAGAAGAACCTTTAAATAAAGATTCAATTATTTATGAATTAATACAAAAAGGAAGAGGCCCATTTCTTAAAGAATACAGCTCAGGGTATATTAATAATAATATAGATGTTTATTATTTTATAATATTTCATTTTCCATTTAAAATAAGAAATATGCGATTCAAAACAAATTAA
- a CDS encoding peptidase M30, hyicolysin, whose amino-acid sequence MRKYFILIIFLFNIFILNAREYSTLNEVLKTPVSYNIYKGNNTEKSFNAVRYIKNNYSKETFKAKNIYSTSKIDVYLENGLEINERELENIILETSKIYEMEEYLYGKLKGKLTLLIMDINGGHTGDKPYMQGYSILDGLNEIKNDTQNIIFLDYINGWENPESVVNTIAHELHHVIHYSQLQNKNSNAFDVWVDEALSEAAVISYRGKVPSNRLNYYNTDSMYLITKGDYFINWNQGYTVHKYATVSLFMYWLGLHSKNGFEIYKDIANAPEEYRGTYKAILYAANKNIKQFQDWSELYATWLEANYKNDKSGLYGYKGYIETKPKIITTQYNCPMAPGSAIYVKGDFMSDDTLLRYVELGDDIYIVYNPDVNTKGKDRYLIVNSSFY is encoded by the coding sequence ATGAGAAAATATTTTATACTGATTATATTTCTATTCAATATATTTATTTTAAATGCCAGAGAATACAGCACTTTAAACGAAGTATTAAAAACTCCTGTAAGTTATAATATATACAAAGGTAATAATACAGAAAAATCATTCAATGCTGTAAGATATATAAAAAATAATTATTCAAAAGAAACATTCAAAGCAAAGAATATATATTCAACATCAAAAATAGATGTGTATTTAGAAAATGGCTTAGAAATCAATGAAAGAGAATTAGAAAATATTATATTAGAAACATCTAAAATATATGAGATGGAAGAATATCTATATGGAAAATTAAAAGGTAAATTAACTCTTTTAATAATGGATATTAATGGAGGACATACAGGCGACAAGCCTTATATGCAAGGATATTCCATATTAGATGGACTTAATGAAATAAAAAATGATACTCAAAATATAATATTTTTGGATTATATAAATGGCTGGGAAAATCCTGAGTCTGTTGTAAATACTATAGCCCATGAACTTCATCATGTTATACATTATAGTCAGTTACAAAATAAAAACAGCAATGCATTTGATGTATGGGTTGATGAAGCATTATCAGAAGCGGCAGTAATATCATATAGAGGAAAAGTACCTTCAAACAGGCTTAATTACTATAATACTGATTCAATGTATTTAATAACTAAAGGTGATTATTTTATCAATTGGAATCAAGGATACACTGTTCATAAATATGCAACTGTTTCATTATTCATGTATTGGTTAGGACTTCATTCTAAAAATGGTTTTGAAATTTATAAAGATATAGCAAATGCCCCTGAAGAATATAGAGGCACTTATAAAGCTATACTATATGCAGCCAACAAAAACATAAAACAGTTTCAGGATTGGAGCGAGCTTTATGCTACTTGGCTTGAAGCTAATTATAAAAATGATAAAAGCGGACTTTATGGTTATAAAGGCTATATAGAAACAAAGCCAAAAATTATAACTACCCAATATAATTGTCCTATGGCTCCGGGTTCTGCTATTTATGTTAAGGGTGATTTTATGTCTGATGATACTCTATTAAGATATGTAGAACTTGGCGATGATATTTATATTGTTTATAATCCTGATGTTAATACTAAAGGTAAGGACAGATATTTGATAGTTAATTCATCATTTTATTAA
- a CDS encoding AAA family ATPase, whose protein sequence is MNKTKTSDKKVSSKNNIIENVKISNFTVFKNAEINFSKGLSVFIGKNGTGKTHLLKLINCLDYNFYDDKLKIEYKKSYPISFNLNKIFSKYSCKNINEEIYKISEIIGTKKNKELNKNIFLSFTEPNIFIEFNNNIKLNSTMTDFEGSGYDNLYNIIYHLNENSKKYLNKKSTFIPCKDILTSSNGFAALYDKRDINFEAVYYNTIKKTELPKLRELDNDLLEIAKKIENAIGGKTIYKNNNFFIDYKNIGEVSFDIVAEGHKKLALIYILIVNGEIDKNTILLLDEPESNLNPSLTDLLVNILLSLSKLGFQNL, encoded by the coding sequence ATGAATAAAACAAAAACATCAGATAAAAAAGTATCATCAAAAAATAATATAATAGAAAATGTTAAAATATCTAATTTTACCGTTTTTAAAAATGCTGAAATAAATTTTTCAAAAGGTTTAAGTGTTTTTATAGGTAAAAATGGCACAGGAAAAACACATTTATTAAAACTTATAAATTGTTTAGACTATAATTTTTATGACGATAAATTAAAAATAGAATATAAAAAATCATATCCTATATCATTTAATTTAAATAAAATCTTCTCAAAATATTCCTGTAAAAATATAAATGAAGAAATATATAAAATTTCAGAAATAATTGGAACGAAAAAAAATAAAGAGCTAAATAAAAATATATTTTTATCTTTTACTGAACCAAATATTTTTATAGAATTTAATAATAATATAAAATTAAACAGTACTATGACTGATTTTGAAGGTTCTGGTTATGATAATCTATACAATATAATATATCATTTAAATGAAAATTCAAAAAAGTATTTAAATAAAAAATCTACATTTATACCATGCAAAGATATACTCACTTCTTCAAATGGATTTGCAGCACTTTATGATAAAAGAGATATAAATTTTGAAGCAGTATACTATAATACTATAAAAAAAACAGAACTTCCCAAGTTAAGAGAATTAGATAATGATTTACTTGAAATAGCTAAAAAAATAGAAAATGCTATAGGCGGAAAAACTATTTATAAAAATAATAATTTCTTTATAGACTATAAAAATATAGGTGAAGTTTCTTTTGACATAGTAGCTGAAGGTCATAAAAAATTAGCTCTTATATATATTTTAATTGTGAATGGTGAAATTGATAAAAATACTATACTTCTTTTAGATGAGCCTGAATCAAATTTAAATCCTAGTCTTACTGATTTACTTGTTAATATACTTTTAAGTTTATCAAAATTAGGATTTCAAAATTTATAG
- a CDS encoding YbaK/EbsC family protein, producing the protein MNEKVLNALKELGIEYKEFEEAGVTKTVDDAAKTLNIERGQVAKSILVKPSKKNFAMIIASGDKKISSKKMRTYFDCKTSFANAEDTFKLTGFTFGGVCPFGIDKDIDVLVDKSMKRFDALYIACGSDSSLAKMTYDEILEKISNVEVDLTED; encoded by the coding sequence ATGAATGAAAAAGTACTTAATGCTTTAAAAGAACTCGGTATAGAATACAAAGAATTTGAAGAGGCCGGAGTTACAAAAACCGTTGATGATGCAGCTAAAACTCTTAATATAGAAAGAGGGCAGGTTGCTAAATCAATACTTGTAAAACCTTCAAAAAAGAATTTCGCTATGATTATAGCTTCCGGAGATAAAAAAATATCTTCCAAAAAGATGCGTACATATTTCGATTGTAAAACCAGCTTTGCAAATGCAGAAGATACTTTCAAATTAACAGGCTTTACATTTGGAGGAGTATGTCCTTTTGGCATAGATAAAGATATTGATGTTTTAGTTGATAAAAGTATGAAGAGATTTGATGCACTTTATATAGCCTGCGGAAGCGACAGCTCTTTAGCAAAAATGACTTATGATGAAATACTAGAAAAAATATCTAATGTAGAAGTAGATCTCACAGAAGATTAA
- a CDS encoding DUF4234 domain-containing protein has protein sequence MKKGTVRSVPMLVVLSIVTCGIYYLYWIYKTTDEIKNFMEREDINPALELILVVVTCNIYSLYWYYKYGKIVYLEMTAKAGLDNSEDSTSLLVILGLLVYVAAGAIMQDKLNSIWNNIDDSGNTTANIENN, from the coding sequence ATGAAAAAAGGCACTGTTAGAAGCGTTCCTATGCTAGTAGTTTTAAGTATAGTTACATGCGGTATTTATTATCTTTATTGGATTTATAAAACTACAGATGAAATTAAAAATTTTATGGAAAGAGAAGATATAAATCCTGCTTTGGAGCTTATACTAGTTGTAGTAACTTGTAACATATATAGTTTATACTGGTATTACAAATATGGTAAAATTGTTTATTTAGAAATGACTGCAAAAGCAGGTTTGGATAATAGCGAGGATAGTACAAGTCTATTAGTAATATTAGGATTATTAGTTTATGTTGCAGCAGGTGCTATAATGCAGGATAAATTAAATTCTATATGGAATAATATAGATGATTCTGGAAATACTACAGCTAATATAGAAAATAATTAA
- a CDS encoding (2Fe-2S)-binding protein, whose product MEYDVEYLKNQTSINYDKTLCYCKNVSYRDAYRTIAENKLTTLEDVVAKTQASTGCGGCKDRILSLIEYAKKNNYEPLNV is encoded by the coding sequence ATGGAATACGATGTAGAGTATTTAAAAAATCAAACTTCAATTAATTATGATAAAACTCTATGCTACTGTAAAAATGTTTCATATAGAGATGCATATAGAACCATAGCTGAAAATAAATTAACAACATTAGAAGATGTAGTTGCCAAAACTCAAGCTTCTACAGGCTGCGGCGGATGTAAAGACCGTATTTTGAGTTTAATAGAATATGCAAAAAAGAACAATTATGAACCGCTTAATGTTTGA